The Bacteroidota bacterium genome has a window encoding:
- a CDS encoding glycosyltransferase, whose translation MNQLHWTFVLGSLRTGGAERATLNLANALIRRGHRVSLVLLHEDGTLREQLNPAVAVHVLPVDRARRAVPSLTILLERLQPDLLVAVQNHMQWAVLRANNRLKQSVPLILNEQSSLDENLRRQGWKGWLLKRWLKGSWKRIAAWTAVSEASAESLRKAFPAAGLLIRAIPNPAVTDELASLSNEAVDHPYFRSGTRVIVAVGRLVESKNFPLLLKAIARLRDEVKLRCIILGDGPERNRLKGLVTQLGLDDIVDLPGAVSNPYAWIRKSHLFVLCSDYEGMPLALIEAMALGCPVVSTDCPGGSGEILRQGDRIYGELVPVGDDAALAQAIKKTLRSPIPSNVLQDAVKDFHANRVAIRYEDLAAELLPERSQHLVMLVGPVAPPRGGVSTHLERLAAHAGAGPFRFIIADFRKRVLIGQERRATGFVALLHYFRKAEIVHLHLAHPVKLLIACWARMSGKKLVYTHHNSRELQRFDTRWTMRLAHQVVLVTPGALEDVRIPEERVQVIPAYLPSRPRSGVGAGVAARLQGYRHVMLSSAFHLPGRPSMLYGRDIYGFDLLLQAALNFPDAVREGTCIVLLDPAGTMRATYEPLLQQLRTAGIDCWYPEEEIHLPSILPWVTVYVRPTRSDGDALAVREALAAGVPVIASDVAPRPTGVTIFPSGKVDALATALEAVLNNSERKVFVQPDHLAPLISLYRRLSVR comes from the coding sequence ATGAATCAGTTGCATTGGACCTTCGTGCTCGGATCCCTGCGTACCGGTGGTGCGGAGCGCGCTACCCTTAACCTGGCCAATGCACTGATACGTCGCGGACATCGCGTCAGCCTTGTGCTCTTGCATGAGGATGGCACCCTGCGTGAGCAATTGAATCCCGCTGTAGCTGTGCACGTGCTTCCCGTCGACCGTGCACGCAGGGCAGTGCCCTCACTGACCATCCTGCTGGAACGACTTCAGCCCGACCTGCTGGTGGCCGTTCAGAATCATATGCAATGGGCCGTCCTCCGTGCGAACAACCGGTTGAAGCAGTCGGTTCCGCTCATCCTGAATGAACAGAGCTCGCTCGATGAAAACCTGCGACGACAAGGCTGGAAGGGTTGGTTGCTGAAGCGGTGGTTGAAAGGCAGTTGGAAAAGAATCGCAGCCTGGACAGCTGTGTCCGAAGCATCGGCTGAAAGTCTCCGAAAGGCATTTCCGGCGGCCGGTCTGCTAATACGCGCCATTCCGAATCCCGCCGTCACCGATGAACTCGCTTCCCTCAGCAACGAAGCTGTCGATCACCCTTACTTCAGGTCCGGAACGCGCGTCATCGTCGCGGTTGGCCGCCTGGTGGAGAGTAAGAACTTTCCCTTACTGCTCAAGGCGATTGCGCGTCTTCGTGACGAGGTCAAGTTGCGTTGTATCATCCTGGGCGATGGACCTGAACGGAACAGGTTGAAAGGTCTCGTCACGCAACTGGGTCTGGACGACATCGTCGATTTGCCGGGCGCGGTTAGTAACCCCTACGCCTGGATCCGGAAAAGTCACTTGTTCGTCCTCTGTTCCGACTATGAAGGAATGCCGTTAGCGCTTATCGAGGCCATGGCCTTGGGTTGCCCGGTCGTCAGCACCGATTGTCCGGGAGGTTCCGGCGAAATCCTTCGACAAGGCGACCGGATTTACGGTGAGCTCGTTCCCGTTGGTGATGATGCCGCGCTGGCACAGGCAATCAAGAAGACGCTGCGTTCACCGATCCCTTCGAATGTGTTGCAAGATGCGGTAAAGGACTTTCACGCCAATCGTGTCGCGATCCGTTATGAAGATCTCGCGGCCGAACTGTTGCCGGAGCGCAGTCAACACCTGGTGATGCTGGTCGGGCCTGTCGCTCCTCCCCGCGGAGGCGTGTCCACCCATCTCGAACGCCTGGCAGCACATGCCGGCGCGGGTCCTTTCCGTTTCATCATTGCCGACTTCCGCAAAAGGGTGCTCATCGGACAAGAACGCCGTGCTACAGGCTTCGTCGCCTTACTTCATTATTTCCGGAAAGCAGAGATCGTGCACTTACATCTTGCGCATCCAGTCAAATTGCTGATCGCATGTTGGGCACGCATGAGCGGAAAGAAGCTCGTGTACACGCACCACAACAGCCGGGAGTTGCAGCGCTTTGATACGCGGTGGACGATGCGGCTTGCCCATCAGGTGGTGCTCGTCACCCCGGGCGCTCTGGAAGACGTACGCATTCCGGAAGAACGGGTGCAGGTGATTCCTGCTTATCTGCCTTCCCGTCCGCGTTCCGGTGTTGGCGCCGGTGTGGCCGCGCGCCTGCAAGGATACCGGCATGTAATGCTCTCCAGCGCCTTTCATCTTCCGGGGCGACCATCGATGTTGTATGGCCGGGATATTTACGGTTTTGACCTGTTGCTGCAAGCCGCGCTGAATTTTCCGGATGCCGTCCGGGAAGGAACATGTATCGTGCTCCTGGACCCTGCCGGTACCATGCGGGCAACCTATGAGCCACTGTTGCAGCAACTGCGGACAGCAGGAATCGATTGCTGGTACCCCGAAGAAGAGATTCACCTGCCTTCCATCTTACCCTGGGTCACGGTGTATGTGCGTCCGACCCGATCGGATGGTGATGCCCTCGCGGTTCGGGAAGCGCTGGCAGCCGGGGTGCCCGTCATTGCCAGTGATGTCGCGCCGCGTCCGACCGGTGTCACGATCTTTCCGTCGGGAAAAGTCGATGCCCTGGCAACAGCCCTGGAAGCGGTCTTGAACAATTCGGAACGCAAGGTGTTTGTCCAGCCGGACCACCTCGCGCCTTTGATCTCCCTCTATCGCCGCTTGTCTGTCCGCTAA
- a CDS encoding undecaprenyl/decaprenyl-phosphate alpha-N-acetylglucosaminyl 1-phosphate transferase, producing MFQSFLTALVLALAAMPVLIRIAQQRGFVDLPDQRKLHQRPIPLLGGLGIVSSFLLAVLFWSAPWFVPEQLFLLTALLVVFLMGLRDDLLPLGPQLKLAGQGVAALIVVVPAGYRLHDLNGLLGMHLLDGGLSVALSVLFVLFVMNAFNFIDGADGLAALLSGMASIAFVAIFSLAGDQLFALMAASLAGALLGFLPFNMQPARIFMGDAGSLPVGLLLAVFSIRMLALSPDLDFLPAGQLPSILLGLLIVPVVDLLRVITLRVFAGKSPLSPDRYHIHYRLLELGWSHRRVSLTLFVVNLGFLSFTVFASGIGSPSQTFLITLLMGLLFSQLPYWLLRRKISDSALK from the coding sequence GTGTTTCAGTCTTTCCTGACAGCGTTGGTCCTTGCGCTGGCTGCCATGCCGGTCCTGATCCGGATCGCGCAGCAACGTGGATTTGTTGATCTGCCCGACCAGCGAAAACTGCATCAGCGGCCCATTCCCCTCCTGGGCGGCCTTGGCATTGTCTCCTCGTTTCTCCTTGCCGTATTGTTCTGGTCTGCTCCCTGGTTTGTCCCTGAACAACTTTTCCTGCTAACAGCCTTGTTGGTGGTTTTCCTGATGGGACTGCGCGATGACCTGCTGCCGCTCGGGCCACAGCTCAAACTCGCCGGCCAGGGTGTTGCAGCCTTGATCGTAGTCGTACCTGCCGGTTACCGGTTGCATGACTTGAATGGCTTGTTGGGGATGCATCTGTTGGATGGCGGACTGTCCGTTGCATTGTCCGTCCTCTTTGTCCTTTTTGTGATGAACGCCTTTAACTTCATCGACGGCGCGGATGGTTTAGCAGCACTGCTGAGCGGCATGGCCTCGATTGCATTCGTAGCCATCTTCTCCCTGGCAGGTGATCAATTATTCGCGCTGATGGCTGCGTCCTTAGCCGGCGCACTGCTTGGTTTCCTTCCGTTCAACATGCAACCCGCCAGGATCTTTATGGGGGACGCCGGCTCTTTACCGGTTGGGCTTCTGCTCGCGGTTTTTTCCATTCGGATGCTTGCTTTATCACCTGACCTGGATTTTCTCCCGGCCGGCCAGCTGCCTTCGATTCTCCTGGGCTTGTTGATTGTACCGGTCGTTGACCTGCTTCGGGTAATCACCTTGCGCGTGTTTGCCGGAAAGTCGCCCCTTTCACCGGATCGTTACCATATCCATTACCGATTGCTGGAACTCGGTTGGTCACATCGGCGTGTCAGCCTGACCTTGTTCGTGGTGAACCTGGGCTTTTTATCCTTCACCGTGTTCGCTTCGGGAATCGGGTCGCCATCTCAAACCTTTCTGATTACCCTTCTGATGGGATTGCTCTTTTCTCAGCTTCCGTACTGGCTTTTGCGGCGTAAAATCAGCGATTCTGCACTGAAATAG
- a CDS encoding polysaccharide biosynthesis C-terminal domain-containing protein yields the protein MISPNVRNTLLLRVSGLGLIYLLQVLLARLMGPKGFGDFTVIQAWLNVLLVVSIFGFDTAALRFLPSLFKAKSFSKAQGFLKFSFRFITIMAIVCAVIAFIFLLTTAKKSSVSFAEGFFWSLFLLPILAFIYQGSAVLRSLQRTNLAMVPVYLMLPVLLGISSLLHYYKYGRLTADAVFALYILCGILVSIVLNRWLNRYVHRRLDQAEPEFERKTWMPVAASFLVATLLNLALKQADVLYVGHLLNHTKAGYYGAAARMASLVALGLSAADFVYMPRIAALFQQEKKRALQEMLRQASRQILLISVPVILLLAIAGKMLLGWFGDSFRDAYLPLVILLAGQAVNAATGMVGGVLSMTGHHRIFVLFNLVAFLVQLTLSWLLIPSFGMTGAAIATSTALIALNLLGYTYLRRKLDLVASV from the coding sequence ATGATATCGCCCAACGTCCGAAATACACTGCTGCTGCGGGTTTCAGGTTTAGGCCTGATCTACCTCTTGCAGGTATTGTTGGCCCGGCTCATGGGCCCGAAGGGCTTCGGTGATTTTACCGTCATACAAGCCTGGTTGAACGTCTTGCTGGTCGTCAGCATCTTCGGATTTGATACGGCCGCGCTGCGGTTCCTGCCTTCCCTGTTCAAGGCAAAGTCCTTCTCCAAGGCTCAGGGCTTTTTGAAGTTCTCGTTTCGCTTCATCACCATCATGGCGATTGTATGTGCGGTGATAGCATTCATCTTCCTGTTGACTACCGCTAAGAAAAGTTCCGTGAGCTTTGCGGAAGGTTTCTTCTGGTCCTTGTTCCTTTTACCCATCCTTGCGTTCATTTATCAGGGTAGTGCCGTACTGCGATCCTTGCAGCGTACGAACCTGGCCATGGTTCCGGTGTACCTGATGTTGCCGGTCTTGCTTGGGATCTCTTCACTCCTGCATTACTATAAGTATGGAAGGCTGACGGCCGACGCGGTCTTTGCCCTGTATATCCTCTGCGGCATATTGGTCAGTATAGTGCTCAACCGCTGGCTCAACCGATACGTGCATCGTCGCCTTGATCAGGCTGAGCCGGAGTTCGAGCGCAAGACCTGGATGCCGGTAGCCGCCAGTTTCCTGGTGGCGACGCTGCTCAACCTGGCCCTGAAACAAGCGGACGTACTGTATGTAGGACATTTGCTCAACCATACCAAGGCCGGATACTATGGAGCAGCCGCCCGCATGGCATCGCTCGTAGCGCTGGGATTGTCGGCCGCTGATTTTGTTTACATGCCCCGTATCGCGGCCTTGTTCCAACAGGAAAAGAAAAGAGCCTTGCAGGAAATGCTGCGACAGGCGAGCCGTCAGATATTGTTGATCTCCGTGCCGGTGATTCTGTTACTGGCAATCGCGGGAAAGATGCTGTTGGGTTGGTTTGGCGATTCGTTCCGGGATGCCTATTTGCCCTTGGTGATCCTGCTCGCCGGTCAGGCGGTCAATGCAGCTACCGGCATGGTAGGCGGTGTGTTGAGCATGACCGGGCATCACCGCATTTTTGTTTTATTCAATCTGGTTGCTTTTCTCGTTCAGTTGACGCTGAGTTGGTTGCTCATTCCGTCCTTCGGCATGACCGGCGCGGCGATCGCTACTTCAACCGCGCTGATTGCCCTGAATCTTTTGGGTTACACGTACCTGCGGCGTAAGCTCGACCTGGTGGCTTCCGTCTGA
- a CDS encoding polysaccharide deacetylase family protein: MKPSLRLLTFDLEDWYHILDHPETERPEQWISFPSRIERNTERILNWLRERKVRSTWFVLGWVAERYPELVRRIAAEHDIAAHGYAHQLVYKSDRKSFREDTRRCLECIRQAIGRDVSVYRAGGFSVTKATPWFFEELAHAGIEIDGSIFPAARNHGGLPGAQWSKPFIVQGDGWQIREFPLMYQTIAGRRLVFSGGGYFRLLPYPLIRRFTARADYTMTYFHPRDFDPDQPVLSSLPVKRQWMSYTGLRTAPAKFRQYILDFEFSSIETADRTIDWSDRPVFRHEELFR, encoded by the coding sequence GTGAAACCCTCGTTGCGGCTACTGACATTCGACCTGGAAGACTGGTACCACATCCTGGACCATCCGGAAACGGAACGACCGGAACAATGGATCTCCTTCCCATCCCGCATCGAGCGGAATACCGAGCGCATCCTGAACTGGTTGCGTGAAAGGAAGGTCCGTTCAACCTGGTTCGTGCTGGGCTGGGTGGCGGAACGATATCCGGAACTGGTCCGTAGGATCGCTGCGGAACATGATATAGCCGCGCACGGGTATGCCCACCAGTTAGTGTACAAGTCCGATCGTAAAAGTTTTCGCGAGGATACACGCAGGTGTCTGGAATGCATCCGACAGGCCATCGGTCGTGACGTATCGGTCTATCGGGCCGGAGGCTTCTCTGTTACGAAAGCCACGCCCTGGTTTTTCGAAGAGCTTGCTCATGCGGGAATTGAAATCGATGGATCGATCTTCCCGGCTGCCCGCAATCATGGCGGACTTCCGGGAGCGCAATGGAGCAAGCCGTTTATCGTTCAGGGAGACGGTTGGCAGATCCGGGAGTTTCCGCTGATGTATCAAACCATAGCAGGTCGTAGATTAGTATTCAGCGGAGGTGGATACTTCCGGTTATTGCCGTATCCGCTGATCCGACGATTTACTGCGCGTGCCGATTATACAATGACCTATTTCCATCCGCGCGATTTCGATCCGGACCAGCCGGTATTGTCTTCATTGCCGGTAAAGCGCCAGTGGATGTCCTATACCGGCTTACGCACGGCACCGGCGAAATTCAGGCAGTACATACTGGACTTCGAATTCTCATCCATCGAAACAGCTGACCGGACGATCGATTGGTCGGATCGACCCGTCTTCCGGCACGAGGAACTTTTCCGTTGA
- a CDS encoding histone deacetylase yields the protein MLHVSYAPIYAHPLPSGHRFPMAKYDWIPQQLLLEGVITADDLDAPDRCPDQIAALVHDPAYLDKLNGLKLDEREQRRIGFPQSPLLVEREFRIVQGTINACVAASSAGVGLNVAGGTHHAFRDRGEGFCLLNDFAVASACLLQSGRAHRILIVDLDVHQGNGTAAIFHQDDRVYTFSMHGAHNYPFHKEQSDRDVPLRDGIGDDEYLGLLRDHLQELLREFSPDFVCYLSGVDVLATDKFGKLKLTRAACQERDKIVFSTFRDRNIPVAVAMGGGYSPDLRTIVEAHCDTFRIARDLYC from the coding sequence GTGTTGCACGTTTCGTACGCACCGATCTATGCGCATCCTTTACCATCGGGACATCGGTTCCCGATGGCGAAGTATGACTGGATACCGCAGCAGCTATTGCTGGAAGGTGTAATCACCGCGGACGACCTCGACGCTCCGGATCGATGTCCGGATCAAATTGCCGCACTCGTGCATGACCCGGCTTACCTGGACAAACTCAACGGACTAAAACTCGACGAGCGCGAGCAGCGCCGGATCGGGTTTCCTCAATCTCCATTACTCGTTGAGCGCGAATTCCGGATCGTGCAGGGAACGATCAACGCCTGTGTTGCGGCCAGTTCGGCGGGCGTGGGACTGAACGTTGCCGGTGGAACGCACCACGCTTTTCGTGATCGGGGCGAGGGGTTTTGTCTGCTGAATGACTTTGCCGTGGCATCTGCCTGCCTGTTGCAATCGGGCAGGGCTCATCGGATCCTGATCGTTGACCTCGATGTACACCAGGGCAACGGTACAGCGGCGATTTTTCATCAGGATGATCGCGTTTACACGTTTTCCATGCACGGTGCGCACAACTATCCTTTTCACAAGGAACAAAGTGACCGTGATGTGCCGTTGCGCGATGGTATCGGTGACGACGAATACCTGGGTTTACTTCGCGATCATCTGCAGGAACTACTCCGGGAGTTCTCGCCGGATTTTGTCTGTTACCTTTCGGGTGTTGATGTGCTGGCTACTGATAAGTTCGGGAAGTTGAAACTTACCCGCGCAGCTTGTCAGGAGCGCGACAAAATCGTCTTCTCGACGTTTCGTGACCGCAACATCCCGGTGGCAGTTGCGATGGGCGGAGGCTATTCGCCCGACCTGCGAACCATCGTCGAGGCGCATTGCGATACTTTTCGGATCGCGCGAGATCTGTATTGCTGA
- the wecC gene encoding UDP-N-acetyl-D-mannosamine dehydrogenase, translating into MSAQVTIMGLGYIGLPTAALIASKGIPVQGVDVNKKVVDTINKGKIHIVEPDLEGLVHYAVQKGLLVASTSVKSSDVFLVAVPTPFKGDHEPDLAYVEKATRMILPQLRAGNLFIIESTSPVGTTEKMAKLIFKDRPELKGKIHIAYCPERVLPGSVIYELQQNDRVIGGIDSASTDAAVRFYGRFVKGNLHKTNSKTAEMCKLVENAYRDVNIAFANELSIICDKAGIDVNELIDLASKHPRVKILRPGPGVGGHCIAVDPWFIVSEFPSDARIIRLARQINNNKRDWVLKKIRSQANEFKKKNGRAPVIACMGLSYKPDIDDLRESPALEIFHDLEKERFRVMAVEPNLRKHPELEITDTLKAVGEADIIVYLVAHKEFRNLDPGSGKIILDFCGIAR; encoded by the coding sequence ATGTCTGCGCAGGTAACAATCATGGGTTTGGGGTACATCGGACTTCCGACCGCGGCTTTGATCGCGAGCAAGGGAATTCCGGTGCAAGGGGTGGATGTCAACAAAAAGGTCGTCGATACGATCAACAAAGGAAAGATCCACATCGTGGAACCCGACCTCGAAGGCCTTGTGCATTATGCCGTACAAAAGGGTTTGCTGGTTGCCAGTACCAGTGTGAAGAGCTCCGATGTGTTTCTCGTCGCAGTACCCACGCCTTTCAAAGGCGACCACGAGCCCGACCTCGCCTATGTCGAGAAAGCAACCCGTATGATCCTGCCGCAGTTGCGAGCCGGGAACCTGTTCATCATCGAATCCACCAGTCCGGTCGGGACGACGGAGAAGATGGCAAAGCTCATTTTCAAGGATCGACCCGAACTCAAGGGAAAAATCCACATCGCCTATTGCCCGGAACGTGTTTTGCCGGGTAGTGTCATTTATGAATTGCAGCAGAACGACCGGGTGATCGGTGGTATCGATTCCGCTTCGACCGACGCGGCCGTCCGGTTTTATGGGCGCTTCGTGAAAGGGAATTTGCACAAGACCAACTCAAAGACCGCCGAGATGTGCAAACTGGTAGAGAACGCCTACCGCGATGTGAACATCGCCTTCGCGAACGAGCTCTCCATCATCTGCGATAAAGCCGGGATCGATGTGAATGAACTCATCGACCTTGCCAGTAAGCACCCACGGGTGAAGATCCTGCGCCCCGGGCCGGGTGTCGGGGGGCACTGCATTGCGGTCGATCCGTGGTTCATTGTTTCTGAATTCCCATCCGATGCGCGCATCATCCGGCTCGCCCGTCAGATCAACAATAACAAGCGGGATTGGGTATTGAAGAAGATCCGTTCACAGGCGAACGAGTTCAAGAAAAAGAACGGACGGGCGCCGGTGATAGCCTGCATGGGTCTGAGCTATAAACCCGATATCGACGATCTTCGTGAATCTCCGGCATTGGAGATCTTTCATGATCTGGAAAAGGAACGATTCCGGGTAATGGCCGTGGAACCCAATCTCCGCAAACACCCGGAACTTGAGATCACCGATACGCTCAAGGCTGTCGGAGAGGCGGATATCATTGTCTACCTCGTCGCGCACAAGGAATTCCGGAATCTTGATCCCGGTAGCGGTAAGATCATCCTCGACTTCTGCGGCATCGCCCGTTGA
- the wecB gene encoding UDP-N-acetylglucosamine 2-epimerase (non-hydrolyzing), with translation MSPGKRLLFIFGTRPEAIKLAPLIREFQWRPGFTVKVAVTAQHREMLDQVLQFFSIRPDYDLNIMRPNQTLFDVTADGLKALQQVFDDAKPDLVFVQGDTTTSFIGALAAYYKKVKVAHVEAGLRSGDKYAPYPEEMNRIMAGHLADIHFTPTEQSNRNLAAEGITQQVFNVGNTVIDALFLGLDLLRPKGEAFFRAAFNGVNLDRKLVLITGHRRESFGAPFEQICHAIRNTAIAHPDVEFVYPVHLNPNVQDPVNRILQGLENVHLISPLDYPHFIWLMNRSSVVLTDSGGLQEEAPALGKPVLVMRNVTERQEGVDAGTARLVGTDRELIETELHKLLTNQTEYERMAKAVNPYGDGTACRKIVEKVNELI, from the coding sequence ATGTCACCCGGTAAACGCCTGTTATTCATCTTCGGAACTCGTCCGGAAGCCATCAAATTGGCTCCCCTGATCCGTGAATTTCAATGGCGACCCGGGTTCACCGTCAAGGTTGCCGTGACGGCGCAGCACCGGGAAATGCTGGACCAGGTGTTGCAATTCTTCTCGATCCGACCCGACTATGACTTGAACATCATGCGGCCGAATCAGACCCTGTTCGACGTAACAGCCGATGGCCTGAAGGCCTTGCAACAGGTTTTCGATGATGCGAAACCGGACCTTGTATTTGTACAAGGCGATACCACGACTTCTTTCATTGGAGCCTTGGCCGCTTATTACAAAAAGGTGAAGGTCGCTCACGTGGAAGCGGGTCTGCGCAGTGGGGATAAGTATGCGCCCTATCCTGAAGAAATGAACAGGATCATGGCGGGACATCTGGCGGATATTCACTTCACACCAACGGAGCAATCGAACCGGAACCTGGCGGCGGAGGGGATCACCCAACAGGTTTTCAACGTAGGGAATACCGTGATCGATGCTTTGTTTCTGGGTCTTGATCTCTTGCGACCGAAAGGCGAAGCGTTTTTTCGTGCCGCCTTTAACGGGGTCAACCTTGACCGGAAGTTGGTTTTAATCACCGGCCACCGCCGGGAGAGTTTCGGCGCACCCTTTGAGCAGATCTGCCATGCGATCCGGAATACCGCGATCGCCCATCCGGATGTGGAATTCGTTTACCCGGTACACCTCAATCCCAATGTGCAGGACCCGGTCAACAGGATCCTGCAAGGATTGGAGAATGTTCACCTGATCAGCCCGCTCGATTATCCGCACTTCATCTGGTTGATGAACCGTTCGTCGGTCGTGCTGACCGATTCGGGCGGACTTCAGGAAGAGGCTCCGGCGCTTGGGAAACCGGTCCTGGTGATGCGCAACGTCACCGAACGGCAGGAAGGTGTGGATGCGGGTACGGCCCGACTGGTGGGTACTGACCGTGAATTGATCGAAACGGAATTGCACAAACTCCTCACTAATCAAACGGAGTATGAACGCATGGCCAAAGCTGTCAATCCTTACGGAGACGGCACGGCCTGCAGGAAGATCGTGGAAAAAGTAAACGAATTGATTTGA
- a CDS encoding O-antigen ligase family protein, with protein sequence MLVESAAAPDLSIRSTWFDRLLIFLLVFSIYFEANLPFVGRASTPFLLFAFTLAYLSFYRGRSLLRQLSSRYFIVSLLFALTCLFMENLHPDPTYDFITRFLNMTIGIFCIAVLCRDLVAFDIALFTFVLASALQSVILITGTFNILHQFSADGFYDASRVRLQAFEEFYLRGNLNDISYFSSIGAIIGIIWSYFERETWKKVLLLSLTFPSILGVFLPASRTGAVIFFASMLVFLWRSGFSLRRWVIPALTLLVFLIVVVPEVVWVRLGSLMRFSELQEQDSRTRVYGAVLRNFDDYVLTGVGSGHYWDGWAVASGITDRFSPQVAAAAHNAFFQVWIYWGLPALILFFLLIREYARAVDTRIEGDRRKSAIFVFALMIPMIFLFYHSFYHKSFSIGLGMLLGTRMWELFDKERREEVKA encoded by the coding sequence ATGCTTGTAGAGTCTGCGGCCGCACCGGATTTATCCATTCGATCCACCTGGTTCGACCGCTTGTTGATTTTCCTGCTGGTTTTCAGCATCTACTTCGAAGCCAATCTGCCCTTTGTCGGAAGGGCGAGCACTCCGTTTCTCCTCTTCGCGTTCACGCTGGCGTACCTGAGTTTTTACAGGGGGCGCAGCCTGCTCAGACAATTGTCCAGCCGATACTTTATCGTTTCCCTCTTATTCGCGCTGACGTGTCTGTTCATGGAGAACCTGCACCCGGACCCGACCTATGATTTCATCACGCGATTCCTAAACATGACCATCGGCATTTTCTGTATCGCGGTACTTTGCCGGGACCTGGTCGCATTCGACATCGCGCTCTTCACCTTCGTCCTGGCCAGCGCTTTGCAATCGGTGATCCTGATCACCGGTACATTCAACATCCTCCACCAGTTTTCGGCGGATGGTTTTTACGATGCTTCCCGTGTTCGACTACAGGCCTTTGAGGAGTTTTACCTGCGCGGCAACCTCAATGATATCTCTTATTTCTCTTCCATCGGAGCCATCATCGGGATCATCTGGTCTTACTTCGAACGGGAAACCTGGAAAAAGGTACTCTTGCTGTCGCTGACGTTCCCGTCCATTCTGGGTGTCTTTCTTCCGGCCAGCCGTACCGGCGCTGTCATCTTCTTCGCTTCCATGCTCGTGTTCCTGTGGCGTTCGGGTTTCAGCCTTCGCCGTTGGGTGATTCCGGCACTCACCCTTCTGGTATTCCTGATCGTGGTCGTGCCGGAGGTTGTCTGGGTACGGCTCGGTTCACTCATGCGTTTTTCTGAATTGCAGGAACAGGATTCCCGTACAAGGGTTTACGGAGCGGTGCTGCGTAACTTCGACGACTATGTTCTGACGGGTGTTGGATCCGGGCATTACTGGGATGGATGGGCGGTCGCTTCGGGGATTACCGATCGGTTCTCACCGCAAGTGGCGGCGGCCGCACACAACGCATTCTTTCAGGTGTGGATCTATTGGGGTTTACCGGCGCTGATCCTCTTCTTTCTGCTGATACGGGAGTACGCCAGGGCCGTAGACACGCGGATCGAAGGCGACCGGAGGAAGTCCGCCATCTTTGTTTTCGCATTGATGATACCGATGATCTTCCTTTTCTACCACAGCTTCTATCATAAATCGTTTTCCATCGGTCTTGGTATGCTGTTGGGCACACGCATGTGGGAACTCTTTGATAAGGAACGGAGGGAGGAAGTCAAAGCATGA